A region from the Arthrobacter gengyunqii genome encodes:
- a CDS encoding AAA family ATPase codes for MRIHRLEIQAFGPFADRQVIDFDELGAHGLFLLNGPTGAGKTSILDAICYALYGSVPGSRQTSKRLRSDHAAPDTAPEVLCEFSSGDRRFEVVRTPAWDRPAKRGTGKTVVEQAKTTLRELVNGEWIQKTARNDEAGVEIRALMGMDKDQFTRVVMLPQGDFAAFLQADAASRSALLQKLFGTTRFENIEAQLKADLAVAERELNAARAESEHVMRRARDEMERWAEGTAEDTNTDADTDTHTGAGAVEGGEAGQVEEFRRLLAFRTAAARKEHTSLAAALREAEHTRQDVETRRSRGIAREQLERDEQAHAARRDEVEPVRSALERHLRAESLSGYVRAVDTAQERLRLREQAAVQAQAALLAHVQAAGFGLTDNMAAEGALAPALSVAEDRLTTELGAAEAALAEEERIGNLEATFQDASDRGDASRAAAAAAEAAGEELRAEESELTRELESLREQASRQESAQKDVLRARALTLAISEYAEATATAAASETEAARLRGIYQDRRQAWQDKLQRRLDQAAAELAGRLVDGQDCPVCGSCEHPAPAALPDGESAVTKQDEDDALRLTQAAESAYEAARMQAAEDGRSVAELRIQGGDGDLEAAKAQEEAAESELAAAAAAAAELDTAVARGAELSRKRNSLAEQEAAALVAAAQADEQRLSAQRQIADLSGRVEAARDGFATLAERVNCLAELRALIGAARRSLAELQTARDNAAEAADDLAARLEDSDFETVQDVRDALLEAGSAADAKLTVARYDQEGQRLALRREGEDSAAEVDADGEPLPVPEEEDLVLASDAAAAARTRLTDCSVQLGLLEASTKALQSYGLELAAAAERIRPLEERFDLLRSVTDTARGAGENGYKMTLSTYVLAARLEQVAAAATERLSAMSGGRYALVHSDSTAGNRKSGLGLHVTDAWTGQHRDTATLSGGESFMASLALALGLADVVQQEAGGVNIETLFVDEGFGSLDETSLEEVMDALEGLRDGGRVVGLVSHVAEMKQRIGAQLQITKGRNGSSVRFSAGNPVGV; via the coding sequence GTGAGGATCCACCGGCTTGAAATCCAGGCCTTCGGTCCCTTCGCGGACCGGCAGGTCATCGACTTCGATGAGCTCGGCGCCCACGGACTGTTCCTGCTCAACGGACCCACGGGTGCGGGAAAAACCAGCATCCTGGATGCCATTTGCTATGCCCTGTACGGATCTGTCCCCGGCTCCCGGCAAACCTCCAAGCGGCTGCGCAGCGACCACGCCGCACCGGACACCGCGCCGGAGGTCCTGTGCGAGTTCAGCTCCGGGGACCGCCGTTTCGAAGTGGTCCGCACCCCGGCCTGGGACCGTCCGGCCAAGCGCGGAACCGGCAAAACCGTCGTGGAACAGGCAAAGACCACCCTCCGCGAACTCGTCAACGGGGAATGGATCCAGAAGACCGCCCGCAATGATGAAGCAGGCGTCGAGATCAGGGCCCTGATGGGCATGGACAAGGATCAGTTCACCCGGGTGGTGATGCTGCCGCAGGGCGACTTCGCGGCCTTCCTGCAGGCCGACGCCGCCAGCCGGTCCGCGCTGCTGCAGAAGCTGTTCGGCACCACGCGGTTCGAGAATATTGAAGCCCAGCTCAAGGCGGACCTGGCCGTGGCCGAGCGCGAGCTGAATGCCGCCCGCGCCGAGAGCGAGCATGTGATGCGCCGCGCGCGCGACGAAATGGAGCGCTGGGCGGAGGGCACAGCTGAAGACACAAACACAGACGCAGACACGGACACACACACTGGGGCCGGCGCCGTCGAAGGCGGTGAGGCCGGCCAAGTGGAAGAATTCCGCCGCCTCCTGGCGTTCCGCACAGCGGCTGCGCGGAAGGAGCACACATCCCTGGCTGCCGCGCTCCGGGAAGCCGAGCACACGCGCCAGGACGTGGAGACGCGCCGTTCCCGCGGCATTGCCCGGGAGCAGCTCGAACGTGACGAACAGGCTCATGCCGCCCGCCGCGACGAGGTGGAACCGGTGCGAAGCGCCCTCGAACGGCATCTGCGGGCCGAGTCGCTGAGCGGTTACGTCCGGGCTGTCGACACTGCGCAGGAACGGCTCCGGCTCCGCGAACAGGCTGCTGTACAGGCACAGGCGGCACTGCTGGCGCATGTACAGGCAGCCGGGTTCGGCCTCACCGACAACATGGCCGCCGAAGGGGCCCTCGCCCCGGCCCTGTCAGTTGCCGAGGACCGGCTGACCACGGAGCTGGGCGCGGCCGAAGCAGCGCTGGCCGAGGAAGAGCGCATCGGGAACCTGGAGGCGACGTTCCAGGACGCTTCCGACCGCGGCGATGCCAGCCGGGCCGCAGCCGCTGCCGCGGAAGCAGCGGGGGAGGAGCTGCGCGCCGAAGAATCCGAGCTGACCCGGGAACTGGAATCGCTGCGGGAGCAGGCATCCCGGCAGGAATCAGCACAGAAAGACGTGCTCCGTGCCCGTGCCCTGACCCTCGCCATCAGCGAATATGCCGAAGCCACCGCTACGGCTGCAGCCTCCGAAACCGAGGCGGCACGCCTGCGCGGCATCTATCAGGACCGCCGCCAGGCCTGGCAGGACAAACTGCAGCGCCGGCTGGACCAGGCCGCTGCAGAATTGGCCGGAAGACTCGTGGACGGGCAGGACTGCCCCGTCTGCGGCAGCTGCGAACACCCCGCACCGGCCGCCCTGCCCGACGGTGAAAGCGCCGTCACCAAGCAGGATGAGGACGACGCACTGCGGCTCACCCAAGCGGCAGAGTCCGCGTACGAAGCTGCCCGGATGCAGGCGGCCGAGGACGGCCGCAGCGTCGCCGAACTGCGGATCCAGGGCGGAGACGGCGATCTCGAGGCAGCCAAGGCACAGGAAGAAGCAGCGGAGAGTGAACTTGCCGCAGCGGCGGCCGCCGCCGCTGAACTGGATACCGCCGTGGCACGCGGCGCGGAACTGTCCCGAAAACGCAACTCACTGGCCGAGCAGGAAGCAGCAGCGCTGGTTGCTGCGGCCCAGGCCGACGAGCAGCGCCTTTCGGCGCAGCGCCAAATTGCCGATCTCAGCGGACGAGTGGAGGCCGCCCGCGACGGATTTGCAACGCTCGCCGAACGGGTGAACTGTCTGGCAGAACTTCGCGCCCTGATCGGCGCCGCCCGGCGTTCCCTCGCCGAGCTGCAGACCGCGCGGGACAATGCGGCCGAGGCCGCTGACGACCTCGCAGCACGTCTGGAGGACTCCGACTTCGAAACGGTTCAGGACGTGCGCGATGCCCTGCTGGAGGCGGGCTCGGCCGCCGACGCCAAATTGACGGTGGCCCGGTACGACCAGGAAGGGCAGCGGCTGGCTCTGCGCCGGGAAGGGGAGGACTCGGCAGCCGAGGTGGACGCGGACGGTGAACCGCTCCCGGTGCCCGAAGAGGAGGATCTGGTCCTGGCCTCGGATGCGGCGGCGGCGGCCCGCACGCGCCTGACGGACTGCTCGGTCCAGCTGGGTCTGCTGGAAGCATCCACCAAGGCGCTCCAGTCGTACGGGCTGGAACTGGCAGCGGCAGCCGAGCGCATCCGCCCCCTGGAGGAACGGTTCGACCTCCTGCGCTCCGTGACCGACACTGCGCGCGGAGCCGGGGAGAACGGCTACAAGATGACGCTGAGCACCTACGTACTGGCCGCACGCCTGGAACAGGTGGCTGCGGCAGCCACGGAACGGCTGTCAGCCATGTCGGGCGGACGGTACGCCCTGGTACACAGCGACTCCACCGCGGGCAACAGGAAGTCCGGGCTGGGCCTGCACGTCACCGATGCCTGGACCGGGCAGCACCGGGATACCGCCACCCTTTCCGGCGGCGAGAGTTTTATGGCATCCCTGGCCCTGGCACTGGGGCTTGCCGACGTGGTGCAGCAGGAAGCAGGGGGCGTGAACATCGAGACACTGTTTGTGGATGAGGGCTTCGGCAGTCTGGACGAGACCTCCCTGGAAGAGGTCATGGACGCGTTGGAAGGACTGCGCGACGGCGGCCGGGTGGTGGGGCTGGTCAGCCACGTGGCGGAGATGAAGCAGCGGATCGGCGCGCAACTGCAGATCACCAAGGGGCGCAACGGGTCCTCCGTCCGCTTCTCGGCCGGGAACCCGGTGGGCGTGTAG
- a CDS encoding exonuclease SbcCD subunit D, producing the protein MRILHTSDWHLGRSFHGVGMLGAQQQFIDRLVQTVTEREVDAVLIAGDVYDRALPGVDVVRLLDSALDRITAAGAKVILSSGNHDSAARLGFGSRIFERGGVYLRTRISEIPEPVLLETGGIPVAVYGIPYLEPRLAAPELGVETPHHETVVAEAVRRIREDVQRRAAEGRPVLAVAMAHVFASGGITSDSERDLTVGGVGAVPLDLFDSFAYTALGHLHGRQELSPSVRYSGSPLPYSFSEARQQKGGLLAEFDGEGLVSVEPVLWPAPRRLAILRGTLEHLLADPSLTEAEDAYCQVTLTDDERPAKAMERLRTRFPDTLVLAFDPASGPRTANQTYSQRLAKATDDLEICCGFLDHVRSRQADEQEKKLFAEVLSKVQASEAAQ; encoded by the coding sequence ATGCGAATACTGCACACCTCCGATTGGCATTTGGGCCGCTCCTTCCACGGCGTGGGGATGCTCGGCGCCCAGCAGCAGTTCATTGACCGGCTGGTCCAAACGGTCACTGAGCGGGAGGTGGATGCGGTCCTGATCGCCGGAGATGTGTACGACCGCGCGCTGCCGGGAGTCGACGTCGTGCGCCTGCTGGACTCTGCTTTGGACCGCATCACCGCCGCGGGCGCCAAGGTGATCCTCTCCAGCGGCAACCATGATTCCGCAGCCCGCCTCGGCTTCGGCAGCCGCATTTTTGAACGCGGCGGCGTCTACCTGCGGACCCGGATCAGTGAAATTCCGGAACCGGTCCTGCTGGAAACAGGGGGCATCCCGGTGGCGGTCTACGGCATTCCCTACCTTGAACCGCGGCTGGCTGCACCGGAACTCGGCGTCGAGACGCCGCACCACGAAACCGTGGTTGCCGAGGCCGTCCGCCGAATCCGGGAAGATGTTCAGCGCCGGGCTGCGGAAGGCCGCCCGGTTCTTGCCGTCGCCATGGCCCATGTCTTTGCCAGCGGCGGCATCACCTCGGACAGCGAACGGGACCTCACCGTGGGTGGCGTGGGCGCCGTTCCGTTGGACCTCTTTGATTCATTTGCCTACACGGCCCTGGGGCATCTGCACGGCCGGCAGGAGCTGAGCCCGTCCGTGCGTTACAGCGGCTCTCCGCTGCCGTACTCGTTCTCAGAGGCGCGGCAGCAGAAGGGCGGTCTGCTGGCGGAATTCGACGGCGAGGGTCTGGTGTCGGTGGAACCGGTCCTCTGGCCGGCGCCGCGCCGGCTGGCGATCCTCCGGGGCACGCTGGAGCACCTGCTCGCGGACCCGTCCCTCACCGAGGCCGAGGATGCCTACTGCCAGGTCACCCTGACGGATGACGAACGTCCCGCCAAGGCCATGGAGCGGCTGCGGACCCGTTTCCCCGACACCCTGGTGCTGGCGTTTGATCCGGCGTCCGGGCCGCGCACTGCCAACCAGACCTACAGCCAGCGGCTGGCCAAGGCCACGGATGACCTGGAGATTTGCTGCGGGTTCCTGGACCATGTGCGGTCCCGGCAGGCGGACGAGCAGGAGAAGAAGCTCTTCGCCGAAGTACTTTCCAAGGTCCAGGCATCGGAGGCGGCACAGTGA
- a CDS encoding MIP/aquaporin family protein — protein MNPEPISAGGARAAEPAAHTAPRKRLHSYGLLGRSVAEGVGSFLLVFATAVAIFSGTGGVSSPLGVGLAAAAAMVAFGYVSGGHFNPAISLGSAAAGRTSWKALPVYVVAQLIGALLAYLILWVLFQGHPELTDTRQIFSVLANGYGTDYQLGFPLASALLAEVVATALLVAVFLGATVRRIPAVSAAFAVGVTYAVLLSILSPMTGGSLNPARSTAAAIFAGGESLEQLWLFWAAPVLGALIAGLIYRSTDLSVSDAQRGDDTDEDADLPADTDAGGVDDAGVEEVKTQHPAGAGTGTSAGASAAAPNPMSRENKDDARGFFDGDDDGGRPGTARH, from the coding sequence ATGAATCCCGAGCCCATCTCCGCCGGAGGCGCGCGCGCTGCAGAACCCGCCGCCCATACCGCACCCCGCAAACGGCTGCATAGTTACGGGCTGCTGGGCCGCAGCGTCGCGGAGGGTGTGGGATCGTTTCTGCTGGTCTTCGCAACAGCCGTGGCGATCTTCAGCGGAACCGGCGGGGTCTCTTCCCCGCTGGGCGTAGGGCTCGCCGCGGCCGCCGCCATGGTCGCCTTCGGCTACGTTTCCGGAGGGCACTTCAACCCGGCCATCAGCCTGGGCAGCGCTGCCGCAGGCCGCACCTCGTGGAAAGCACTTCCCGTCTATGTCGTGGCACAGCTCATCGGTGCACTTCTGGCCTACCTCATCCTGTGGGTCCTCTTTCAGGGCCATCCTGAGCTGACGGACACCCGCCAGATCTTCAGTGTGCTGGCCAACGGCTACGGTACCGATTACCAGCTGGGCTTCCCGCTCGCCAGCGCATTGCTTGCTGAAGTGGTCGCCACCGCACTGCTGGTTGCTGTGTTCCTGGGTGCCACCGTCCGACGGATTCCCGCTGTTTCAGCGGCCTTCGCCGTCGGTGTGACCTACGCGGTCCTGCTCAGCATCCTGTCCCCGATGACCGGAGGCTCACTTAACCCGGCCCGTTCCACGGCCGCAGCCATTTTTGCCGGCGGCGAGTCCCTTGAACAGCTGTGGTTGTTCTGGGCAGCTCCGGTTCTGGGTGCTTTGATCGCCGGGCTGATCTACCGCAGCACCGACCTGAGCGTTTCCGATGCACAGCGCGGCGACGACACCGACGAAGACGCGGATCTGCCGGCGGACACCGACGCCGGTGGTGTTGATGACGCCGGCGTTGAGGAGGTCAAGACCCAGCACCCGGCCGGCGCCGGAACGGGAACGTCTGCGGGCGCATCAGCCGCGGCGCCGAATCCGATGTCGCGGGAGAACAAGGACGACGCCCGCGGGTTCTTTGACGGCGACGACGACGGCGGCCGTCCGGGCACCGCTCGGCACTAA
- a CDS encoding ADP-ribosylglycohydrolase family protein, which produces MSLNPEHSSVPDPSPSGSGAASSHLARNGQSGKVLGCLLGGALGDALGYAVEFSRLPEIRSSFGPDGLRDFAVLPAPVPFSDDTQMTLYTLDGLLEALEWANAGLGADETACLWLAYLRWLKTQGVALDPGAPSPPARWIDDQAVLHHRRAPGSACLSGLSGPDMGTKFRPVNPDSKGCGTVMRSAPFGLLPYVETEMVYRLSEDAAALTHGHPSALHSAAVFSTLIHDLLDPKASLQNAAGAALERAAKSGVPELAERLTAAVSLAGSGPVPPEELTSALGEGWVAEEALAIGLYAALATASADTPQEHFRAALALAVNHDGDSDSTGSVTGNILGTLHGTEALPEEWLAALEGRDVIEELARQFTAATAG; this is translated from the coding sequence GTGAGCCTTAACCCTGAACATTCCTCTGTCCCTGACCCTTCCCCCAGCGGGTCCGGCGCGGCCTCCTCCCATCTTGCGCGCAATGGCCAGTCAGGAAAAGTGCTGGGCTGCCTGCTGGGCGGCGCCTTGGGTGATGCGCTGGGCTATGCCGTTGAGTTTTCCCGCCTGCCGGAGATCCGCAGCTCCTTCGGTCCCGACGGGCTCCGGGACTTCGCCGTCCTGCCGGCACCTGTTCCGTTTTCGGATGACACCCAGATGACCCTGTACACACTCGACGGGCTGCTGGAGGCGCTGGAATGGGCCAATGCCGGACTGGGCGCCGATGAGACAGCCTGCCTGTGGCTGGCATACCTGCGCTGGTTGAAGACGCAGGGCGTGGCCCTGGATCCGGGTGCTCCCAGCCCGCCGGCCCGGTGGATTGACGACCAGGCCGTGCTGCACCACCGCCGCGCCCCGGGCAGCGCATGCCTGTCCGGACTCTCGGGACCGGACATGGGCACCAAGTTCCGGCCGGTCAACCCGGATTCCAAGGGATGCGGAACGGTGATGCGTTCTGCACCCTTTGGCTTGCTCCCCTATGTGGAGACCGAAATGGTGTACCGGCTCAGCGAAGACGCGGCGGCGCTCACGCACGGGCATCCGTCCGCCCTGCACAGCGCGGCTGTGTTCTCCACCCTGATCCACGATCTTCTGGACCCGAAAGCTTCCCTGCAGAACGCCGCCGGGGCGGCACTGGAACGGGCCGCTAAAAGCGGAGTGCCCGAACTGGCCGAGCGGCTGACCGCCGCCGTGTCGCTGGCGGGCTCCGGCCCGGTTCCCCCCGAGGAGCTGACCAGTGCCCTGGGCGAGGGCTGGGTGGCTGAAGAGGCGCTGGCCATCGGCCTGTATGCGGCCCTGGCGACGGCGTCAGCCGACACGCCGCAGGAACACTTCCGTGCCGCCTTGGCGCTGGCCGTGAACCACGACGGCGACAGCGACTCCACCGGGTCCGTGACCGGCAACATTCTGGGCACGCTGCATGGCACCGAAGCACTGCCGGAGGAGTGGCTGGCCGCCCTGGAGGGCCGGGATGTCATTGAGGAGCTGGCGCGGCAGTTCACCGCGGCCACTGCGGGCTAA